In Salmonella enterica subsp. enterica serovar Typhimurium str. LT2, a single window of DNA contains:
- the gst gene encoding glutathionine S-transferase (similar to E. coli glutathionine S-transferase (AAC74707.1); Blastp hit to AAC74707.1 (201 aa), 84% identity in aa 1 - 200) → MKLFYKPGACSLASHITLREIGKDFTLDGVDLAKKRLENGDDYLAVNPKGQVPALLLDDGTLLTEGVAIMQYLADSVPDRQLLAPVSSLARYHTLEWLNYIATELHKGFTPLFRPDTPETLKPAVRAGLEKKLQYVDESLSDDQWICGQRFTIADAYLFTVLRWAYGVKLNMDGLTHIESYMQRVAKRPTVAAALKAEGLN, encoded by the coding sequence ATGAAACTGTTCTACAAACCGGGTGCCTGCTCTCTTGCTTCCCATATTACCCTGCGCGAAATTGGCAAAGACTTTACGCTTGATGGCGTCGATCTCGCAAAAAAACGCCTGGAAAACGGTGATGATTACCTGGCAGTCAACCCTAAAGGACAGGTTCCGGCTCTGCTGCTGGATGACGGCACACTGTTGACTGAAGGCGTCGCCATTATGCAGTACCTCGCCGACAGCGTTCCCGACCGCCAGCTTCTGGCGCCGGTAAGTAGTCTTGCTCGCTATCATACGCTGGAATGGCTCAACTATATTGCAACGGAACTGCATAAAGGCTTTACCCCGCTGTTCCGCCCTGACACGCCGGAAACACTCAAACCCGCCGTTCGCGCCGGTCTGGAAAAGAAATTGCAGTATGTGGATGAGTCGCTTTCAGACGACCAGTGGATTTGCGGCCAGCGTTTTACCATTGCAGACGCTTATCTGTTTACCGTATTGCGTTGGGCCTATGGCGTAAAACTGAATATGGACGGGTTAACGCATATTGAAAGTTATATGCAGCGTGTCGCAAAAAGACCGACCGTTGCGGCAGCGCTTAAAGCGGAAGGACTGAATTAA